A stretch of DNA from Brachyhypopomus gauderio isolate BG-103 chromosome 7, BGAUD_0.2, whole genome shotgun sequence:
GTAAAACCTACTACTAAGAGTAATTAACGAATGGCTGTCTACTTTGTAATATGCATTTATTTACACTTCATTTTCTTTATAAGAATTCATATCGTTAACACGTTAATAAGTGTAAACTAGCCTCGACAAATCAAAACTATAAATTAAAATAAGGGTAGAAATccttgtgtatgtgcatgtattaTTTTAAGATGTGTCAAATTTGTTTGTCTTTTAAAAAGTCTCGAACACAGAAGCAGAGACTCTCACTGCTGTCCCGAGGTAAATTTTGAATAGCCTGTGTGTTCCTCCTTGCTGTGTGGCTTTTAATACCGATTTTCAGATGACAGCTGAACGAGCTGATACCTAGACCTGTTCCGTAGGTTTCAGTAAAAAGGGAGGTCTCTGGGTCAGGGGTCAGTACATCATACCCGTGCACATTTGAGAACTGCAGAGGCAGAGAGCTACTCCCAGTGATCTGCTCAGAGTGTCAGAAACACTTCTGCCTTGCGTAAGTATGCTTTGCCTTTTCTAATATTTTCTAGAGTAAATATTTTCTTGAAATAAGTGGTCAGAGACTTACGGAACCTGTGTGAGTCCGTTTCTACTCTTCTGTCATGTGTTGTTGACATGGCTGTATGATGGGACTGTCAGAAAGTGCATTTGTTATCAGTTCTTCATGATGTCGTTTCCCTTCTCGTCCCAGTCATCGTCATCAGGATGACCATAAGTGTGAGAAGATGGAGACCCCCCGGCCTCGCATGGCAGCCACACAGGAACTTGTGCAAAAGATAGTAGGTTAGTCCTAAGGGCAGATACATTCATCTTATGGACTCTTAACTATTAAACATGTGGCTAAAATATGTTAGTCTATATAGTTTCATTAGTTTCTCTGTTTTGGTCATAGTAGAAAAAAGATGATGCATCTACATTGCATTGAGCATTGAAGTCTCTCAAAACTTTCCATAGTAAGCTATGCTTGACTATTTCAAACAGTGTTTTAATGAAAAATTTATCATCATCAGTTTCAACTTTTTCCTGGTATTCAAAACATTTGACTGTATTTACTGTACATGCCCACAAAAGGGCGATAGAGAGCTAAGTTTATTGCAGTTCTTGTAATGCTATAATAGATTTCAATatatttcaattttttttaatcagaGTCCAAAAAAAACGCACCTACAAGTAAAGGCCGAAAAGGGGCAAAGAACAGTGCTACAGCTGCTAAGGTTGCTCTTATGAAGCTTAAATTACATGCCTCTGGAGACAAGGGTCTGCCCCAGGTACCCACAcccacttaaatacactgatgCTCCAGGAAGCACCATGTAGTTCACATTTATACACAACCGTAAGAATGATGAGGGTTCTAATAGAGACTCTTATTTTGCCTCTTCAGACAGAGCGGATATATTTCCAGGTCTTTCTACCAAAGGGCACCCCCACTTCCACTCTGCCCATGTTCTTCAGTTCCAAGTGGAGTGTGGGTAAAGTGGTGGATTTCACTGCATCTCAGGCTCACCTGAAGAACAGCAACAACATGCTCACAGCCAGGGTAAATTCACTTCGTTTCACAGTACAAATATGGCCAATATCTCCTACTATGTTACAGGTTGCTTCACTTGTACACTTTTGGCCTAATTTCAGCATATTGCTTCACCCTCTCCCCATGCATGGTTGCGTGGTCTAACTGCAGAAACTGCGCCTTTGCCATCCTGACACCGGCAAGGCCCTTCAAATGGACACCAGtctccactctctgctctcGCTCCCAGATGGTCCTCTCTACAATGGGGGTAACGTCATCCTGGAGTACCTGGATAACGAGAGCCCCGGGGTGGAAGATGTGGCTGCCTACATCCCATCCTCCTGATCCGGCTACATTTGAAGGACTCGTACGTAGAagcacaagaagtctgactggGTGTGTCCTCCTCCTGTAATTGGCCGTCTTCACCCCACTGCTGATACAAGAGAGAACAGAAGCTTAGAATATAGAGGGAATTAGACTCTTGATTGGCTGAGGCCAAGAGCCCCTCTGACTGcttgtgtatttttattttttttgtaataTTTATTAGTTTCAAAAGAATTTCAAAAGAATTTATTCTGGGGCTGTGGCACCACCTAGATGTGGCATGTTCTAGAAAGTGCACAAGTTAATCTAAAGTACACTGTAACACTTCCAGAGAGAACTACAATCCTGATGGTTAAATGTTAGATTAGGATATCTGATTCTGTGGAACCCTGTGTCACATTTAATCAACAATTCCTGTACAGGTGTCCTGTAGGCCACTGTATCTTCTCTGCGTAAGCCCACCTCTCTTGGTCTTCAAGATCACTGTCTTTGTTCAAAATGTAATGCAGTAAAATAAGTATGATTATCTGTCGTTTATAATTATCCACTTTGTATCCACAAACACTTTGTGTAAAAATACTGGTTGACAGTCCTGTCTTGGAAACTCATTTCTGGTAAGATTTCAATAACAGTGCTCTAACAAAAGACCTGAAAAAATAAACCTcacattaaaattaaaatgcCATTAGACTATATAAGAACTGAGGTGGTTTTGATGCTTTTAAAGTCTGTACTTTTGTAGTCTGTAGTTTGCCTAAACTCCTGGACTACTACAATTACTACCATTTTACTACAGGGCTTATTACCACTACTTCATCAAGATTCTGTTTTTCCTATGAATGATAATTTAATGAGTATTCCAATGACCATATACAGGAgaaacatttgtttttttttttttttttttaaaaccctTCCATAAGTGGAGGAAAACACTTTACAATAGCCACTTTAAGGTGACCACAAGAGATTGTTAAAGTTACCATGTGGTGTTAGATGGAAGCCTCAGGAATATTACATCCCCCAATACCAAGACTTCATTACAAGTGGCTATACAACGAATGAACTGATGACTGCATGCAATAAAATGAACCCAAATGAATCAGTCATTCCAAATGAATCCGTTTCCAACAGACTCACTAGTATTGACCTCAGTATTCCTTGTATATAAAGGCTAAACTACAGTGAAAGCTTCTATAAATATTGTGGAAAAACTTTCTGATTTCTTTAAAATTAAATTTCAGTTGTACTGAATCAGTGCCATATATTAAAGTGGTGAATGCGAGTGTCCCTTTAAGCAAATTCAGTAACACTGATTGGTACTGGCAGAAAATGGGGGATGTAACCCAGCCGGGTATTGGTGATTCCACTAAATTTAGAAATATTATGAATCTATTTTGTAGGAACCCCTATTTAAAAACATTGCTCAGTGTACTTACCTTATAAGTTTTACCATCAATaagaattatgttttttttctgaaatcTGCTAAAGTCAGTCATAGATTTGTGGTCAACAGTTCCTGCGCTTGAATAATGAGTTTGATCCCCGTGATGCTCCAGGTCACCGATTTTCAATGAATCCAAATGTGTAAACTGCTCCCACAGCCCAGCTTACCTTTATTTAGTTGGCTTATTTAGCAGCTCAAACTTTTCTACAGTGGTTTAACATAACTGCTCCTGACTCATTCTGGTTGTGCTGTGGACACCGTGGATCTCAGGCGAGTCACTGCTCATTTTCTCTCAGCCCAGTGTGGATATCTGGCTGACCGCTTTACTGGAGGAAGGTTACGAAAGGGATTCGGTTCCCCCAAACCACAACACAGAAGAAAAGCAGCAGTTAGCCTCACGCTTTCTTCAGGATTTAGATTTGCCTTTATATTCAGCAGGTTCTTAATTAATCCTTTGCTAAGAGATGAGCGTCACAGATGTGACATCGGGAGCTCGGAAACAGGTTTGGTCTACTCAGGGCTCGCCTGTTCAAACAGCTCCACCCTGGCTCCACCCTTACTAAACTACACCTCTTACCAATCTACACCTACAACTCAGCAGCACTTTAGTTCCTGCATATATATTCACCAAGCTCCACCTAACCTCTTTAGAGTCTGGCCAGTTCCTTGTGACTTTCTTGTTTTTGACAGCTCTTGATAGATTTGTTCAAACACCCTCAACATTTGCGTCCTCCAGCGTTTAGATCCCGATGGCAAACCCCAGATTGGTAGACCATAAAACTCCTCATGCACAGAATTCTGTGCATTATTTCTGCAATGGTGAAGTCTGAAACCTAAGCAAGTGTAACTAAAACACTCTCGCTAGGCAGCGTGATGCATTGCAATTGCACTGAAGCATGTTTTCCCACCACGACATTGCAAAGTGGAAAGCAGAGTAGTGCAGGGAGAAATgaacaggtgtgtgagggaagcTGAGTTTGTACATGATTGGAGGGATTAAGAGGTGTGGGCGGGATTGGGACCTGTGATTGGAGGGATTAGGAGGTGTGTAGTGATTGGGACCTGTGATTGGAGGGTGTCTGGGAGTGATCTCTTCCCTGGGATTAGCTGGATGCTGACTGAAACATGGCACACATACAGACTAATAAATCCTTTATCTATGTTTGTTTACAAATTTACAAGCTAGCCTATGCTATAGAAAGAACTAGGAACTACAAAGAATTCACTTCATTCTCAGATAGATTCTATTTATGACtagatatttttttatatatcatTAGCAACCAAAAAGTGGACGTATTGTAACTGATATACGTTTCTATATTTTAAAGGACAGAACAGAAATCTGTAGTTCCTTTGTATTGTATTACCCTTGCTCCAGACGTGTGCCCACTGAACATTGTTCCAGAGAGCAGCAAATCACTCACTAGTTTCTTTACCCATTTATTTTTCTGCCAATCTCCCAAAATAACCTTTGTTGGATTTTAGGATGGTGTGGCTAGCTAATATAGTTCTTATACAAAGCTGTGCCATCTAACTGAAACATCAGTTGAAATGTCTGAACACATGGAACAATATCATACTTTTGTGGCCTCTTGTAGAACGATTAATGAATTCATTGTATGAATTAATTCTGTATTAAAACAGGTATTGGATCATTGACACTGACACCAACTGCATGAAATTTCAAAATTTGTCTTGTTTTTCAGGGCAGACAATTCACAGCTAAATCAGTTTTATTTTATGGTGAAGGTCATctgtgcttcacacacacacacacacacacacacacacacacacacacacacacacacacagagcttagGCACTGATATTGATGCAGACCAGTAGTTTGCATTTTGGGGAACTCGAATGAATAAATGCTGGAACCTGCCCACTCTTTGAGCAGACTGAGATTTATGGGTTCGGGTCTCCCTAGACCTTCTGAGGGTGAATAGGTTTGTGATTTATCCTGCACTCTCTGACATCTCCAACCTCTTTATCAACCTGCTAAGCCTGTGTCAACCTCAAACTGTTTGCACAGTCACACATAAATGTTCATTCAAACGGCACGTGAGAGCATGTTTCATGTTTCAATTTTGTATACTGTACAGTAAATAATAATCCTTTTAACTATATAGATCTACATAGGGTTTCAGATCTATTGTTCAACTGATGCAGGTGTTTGGGAAAGAGAAATCACATTTATAATGTTATGGATGGATTTGTAATAACACTGTCTGACACACAGAgctggagtggctaatcgggagattcgggaggatttcCGACGGGCCAGTTCATGtgaatctctagtttgggccgacgGGGAGGGGGAGATAAtcttgggccggatttgggtaTGAAACTTCCCGGTGCTGAAAAAgctcccactccggccctgctgaCACATCATACAGGAATAAAGTTCAAAAGGGGAAAGTTCCTCTCTCCACCTTAAACTTCCACTCACAGACCTGCATCTTATACAAATTCCCCACAGAAAAGTCATAATTCAAATGAAGAATTTGATTATTACAGAAAACACTAAAAAAAGAAGTGTGATAATCCAAATTTAGACTAAATTAAAGCTAGCGGATAAGAAGCTAATGTCAATACACAAGAAGGCGAGGAACAGAAAATATAGGCACCAGGGAAAACTAAAATTGACATATATTGAATGCAACAAATGTAGAACAAGATGGTAGTGCTAGGCTGGTGATAGCAAACAGCAATTGGCTGGCGTGTAGGATGGTATTCATGCATGACAGTGTTGATGAGGTGATGGAATGGGATATTATTACACAGTAATTTGTAGAATATTTCATATACCACCTGTTTGTTGTAATAATTTCAGTGTCTTCCTACTTTTGCATATACAATACATACAGTAATTGTTTGTTTCCATTAGCATGTATCCACTGTATAATAATCTTAGTCAACATACTTAATAAGCTTGCTTTTTAAAGTTCTACATCTTTCCAAATAATATAAACCAATACATAAATAATTATTACAACTATTACACCTATAAAAAGAATTCTGAGTAAACAAGCCCTTAACATTCACGTTAACGTGGGAAAGAAAAACAGTCTGAAGGGAATACATAACTGAGAAAACACATCGTTTGACCACCAAATTGATGGCCAACACATGGTCGCGCCCCGGAATCCAAGTTGCTGGTGACTCCGGTAATGTGGACGTTAGTTAACGAGATGAGTCCTGCGTCCCTGTCAGGGCTCCCTGATGAAGTGCAGCACGGCGTGTCGCCCATTCCCAATTTCCTCGTGATTATTAGGGGGCAATGAAAGAGGAGAGGAGTAGGAGGACGAGATGAAGACAGAAAAAAGAGGAAATGgtaaattttgtgtgtgtgcgtgagagggagagagagggagagagagagagagctggagagagtgtgcgtgtgtgtgtgtgtgtgtgtgtgtgtgtgtgtgtgtgtgtgtgtgtgtgtgtgtgtgtgagagagagagagctggagagagtgtgcgtgtgtgtgtgtgtgtgtgtgtgagagagagagagagagagagagagagatagatagatagatagatgataATATCGAGAGACTGACGCGTCCACGAACATCTCATGCCACATAAGCAGAGATATATAAACGAGACTGCAGTTTACTGAGTGAACTGGCATAGAGGGGGAATAATACGTGTTCCTCGATTAATCGCCTGTAACTCAAGAACAAGCTTCCAAACATACAGGTGAGTTTGAAAACTAAAACTCTGTCGAAGAAGAAAACCAATGTCTGTGGTTTTGTTTGCATGTTACTTTTTGCTACGTAGTAGTCAATTATAAAGTAGATTTAACTTTAAATTATTAAATGTTAATAATTTTCTGTAAATTGTTAAGTAGTGAATATTTCAATTTTGTAGCCTCAGATTTAATATATTTCAACGAATAGTATACCAAACAAAGGTTTTAGTTTGAAAAATATTGATTTGAAAATTTGTGATGAAGTATCTGTTTCTAAAATGCATAACTGAAACTCGTTGTTCATGAGACCCACCGAACCTCTTCGGAGCTGTCTGGACATGGATATTTACCCCTTCTTTCCTTCTTTTGAGGttgtacttaaaaaaaaacaattgtcTGAGTGTTGTTTAAACTTCAAACTTTTGTCTGAGATCTGAAGGCTCTCAGTCCTTCAAGTCCTCAATCCAAAGACATATTTTTGTACCTACATtcaaaaatgtaatgtaaaaaacaccacaaaacccccgtaaaagtcctcaccactAGGAAGGCTCCAGGTAGTTGAACGCTTTGAGTAGCATCACCATAactttgttgtgtgtgttctcctgcatCCCTGCACGCAGGTCCACCATGCTGCCTGAAGCCCTCGCTGTCCCAGTGAGACAGTGTCTCTTTCGGTCCAGATGGGGGACCATCGCGATCATGGTGCTCCTCATTCTGTCCACGACGGCGACATGTGCGCGCTGCACAACGGTAGAGCACGACCTTCATATCGTTCACAACGTCGATAACAGAAGTAAGTTTTAAcactttttatata
This window harbors:
- the zfand1 gene encoding AN1-type zinc finger protein 1 isoform X1: MAELDIGKHCNIDSCNQKDFLPFVCDSCSGVFCLEHRSRDSHCCPEVSVKREVSGSGVSTSYPCTFENCRGRELLPVICSECQKHFCLAHRHQDDHKCEKMETPRPRMAATQELVQKIVESKKNAPTSKGRKGAKNSATAAKVALMKLKLHASGDKGLPQTERIYFQVFLPKGTPTSTLPMFFSSKWSVGKVVDFTASQAHLKNSNNMLTARKLRLCHPDTGKALQMDTSLHSLLSLPDGPLYNGGNVILEYLDNESPGVEDVAAYIPSS
- the zfand1 gene encoding AN1-type zinc finger protein 1 isoform X2, whose translation is MAELDIGKHCNIDSCNQKDFLPFVCDSCSGVFCLEHRSRDSHCCPEVSVKREVSGSGVSTSYPCTFENCRGRELLPVICSECQKHFCLAHRHQDDHKCEKMETPRPRMAATQELVQKIVESKKNAPTSKGRKGAKNSATAAKVALMKLKLHASGDKGLPQTERIYFQVFLPKGTPTSTLPMFFSSKWSVGKVVDFTASQAHLKNSNNMLTARHIASPSPHAWLRGLTAETAPLPS